TCCTCGTTGTAGAACCCCATGGGACGTTTGATTTTGCCGATCCGCAGGCCGAGCAGATCATGGAAGCGGTAGTCAGCCAGCGCCCAGTCCAGCCGTACTTCGTTATTGCCCACGGTGCCATAATCGCGGGACAGGAACTGGGCCCCCAGATGAAACTTGTCGGTGAGGCGGGAGGTAAGGGTGAGGCCGAACTCGTTTAGTTGGAAGGTCCCATTGCGGGAAGCTGTCAGATAGTTGTTGCCGGTACTGTCCAGGTACCCCTGGGAGGCAAATCCGTGGATGGCAAGCTTGTCGCCAAGCAGATCAATGGCGCGGGCATCCCCCACGGCCATGACAGCAACGACCAAAAACACAACGGCAAAAATCCTGAGGAAAGCCATCTTCCGACGAATGCCTAGCAAGAACATGCACCAAACCCCTGCCCGGGCTCGTAAGCCGACCCCCCGAAGAAATCCCCCCCCGCAAAGCTGAAACGGTTTCTGCCGAACCGCTTTGCCCCATACATGGCAGCATCTGCTTGCTTGAGAAGGCTCTCCGCGCTGGCTGCATCTTCTGGGAATATACTTATGCCGATACTTGCTCCGACAGTGAATTCTCCGCCCGGCAATGCAACAGGAACACTCAATGATTGAAGAATCTTTTCCGCCACCACTGCGGCGTCGCTTGCACCGGCAATCCGTGAGAGGATAACGGTGAACTCATCCCCGCCCATGCGCGCAACGGAATCTACCTTGCGCAGGCATTCTTCGATCCTCCGCGCCACTTCCCTCAACAATGCGTCGCCCGCGTCGTGGCCGAACGTGTCATTCACTCCCTTGAAGTGGTCAAGGTCTATAAACAATAGTGCCGCGCCATGGCGGCCACGCTCTGCCTGATGAAGGGTCATGGCGAGACGGTCAAAGAAAAGCACCCGGTTGGCAAGGCCCGTAAGAGAATCGTGGTGAGCCAGAAACTCAAGTCGCCTATTGGCTAATTTCTTTTCCGTTATATCACGGATAATAACTTGAAGAGCTTCCTTCCCATCGTGAGAGAACGGAACCGCTGCAATCTCGACGTCAATGGTTCGGCCATCGCCAATGGCCAGCCGTGTCTCCAACCAGGGCGCAGCTTCCGCCCTTGACGCCCCGGTTACGGACGGGTCCCGAATCAAGCCGAGATAATCTGGAGATACAAAATCCCTTACTTGCCTTCCTGTCACTGCTGCCGGATCGACCGCACCGAGAAGCCGGGCGCCAGCCTCATTAATGAAGGCAATCC
The nucleotide sequence above comes from Geobacter benzoatilyticus. Encoded proteins:
- a CDS encoding diguanylate cyclase domain-containing protein, which translates into the protein MAESRPIRILYMEDNPALARLLQKSLQRKEYAVDIAADGLAGLAMLEGSSYELILVDYEMPACDGLEVIDTLVARGSEIPVIMVTGNGSEKVAVEALKKGAADYLVKDLEMGYIELLPIVIEQVLTRQDLLREKKRMMEIIREREERYRRLVELSPDGIAIHVGDRIAFINEAGARLLGAVDPAAVTGRQVRDFVSPDYLGLIRDPSVTGASRAEAAPWLETRLAIGDGRTIDVEIAAVPFSHDGKEALQVIIRDITEKKLANRRLEFLAHHDSLTGLANRVLFFDRLAMTLHQAERGRHGAALLFIDLDHFKGVNDTFGHDAGDALLREVARRIEECLRKVDSVARMGGDEFTVILSRIAGASDAAVVAEKILQSLSVPVALPGGEFTVGASIGISIFPEDAASAESLLKQADAAMYGAKRFGRNRFSFAGGDFFGGSAYEPGQGFGACSC